One region of Edaphobacter bradus genomic DNA includes:
- a CDS encoding glycoside hydrolase family 130 protein has protein sequence MDKKRRERWLSAAFLTCALAVHAQNAEERWEIGPFTRPANGNPVITPRPESTFVDPMLKTAVKWEALHTFNPAAVVRDGKVYVLYRAEDASGSMSIGGHTSRLGLAESADGVHFTRRADPVFYPAPDTQQAREWPGGVEDPRIVEAEDGTYVLTYTQWNGKTYSVGIATSKDLTHWTKHGPAFAKAANGKYEDLKYKSAGIVTQLAGGRLIAARVGGRYWMYWGEGAIHLATSSDLIDWTPVEDAKGAPVEVLRPRAGHFDSSFPEVGPPPILTKAGIVVVYNGKNASVDGDAGIGANAYAAGEALFSGSDPAKLLAQTDEPVLKPMMPYEKTGQYAAGTTFAEGLVFFEKRWFLYYGCADSLVAVVIVAAE, from the coding sequence ATGGATAAGAAGAGACGAGAGAGATGGCTGTCGGCGGCTTTTTTGACCTGCGCTCTGGCGGTGCATGCTCAGAACGCAGAAGAGAGATGGGAGATTGGTCCGTTCACCCGGCCGGCGAACGGGAATCCAGTGATTACGCCGCGGCCGGAGTCGACGTTCGTCGATCCGATGCTGAAGACGGCGGTGAAGTGGGAGGCGTTGCACACGTTCAATCCGGCAGCGGTGGTTAGGGACGGCAAGGTGTATGTTCTGTATCGCGCGGAGGATGCGTCGGGTTCGATGTCGATTGGCGGCCATACGTCGCGGCTGGGGCTGGCGGAGAGTGCGGACGGAGTGCACTTTACGCGGCGCGCCGATCCGGTGTTCTATCCGGCGCCGGATACACAGCAGGCGAGAGAGTGGCCGGGCGGGGTGGAGGATCCGCGCATCGTCGAGGCAGAGGATGGTACCTATGTGCTGACCTACACGCAGTGGAACGGGAAGACCTACAGCGTGGGGATTGCGACCTCAAAGGATCTTACGCACTGGACGAAGCATGGACCTGCTTTTGCCAAAGCTGCGAATGGAAAGTATGAAGACTTGAAATATAAGTCGGCGGGGATCGTGACGCAGCTTGCGGGAGGGCGGCTGATCGCCGCGCGAGTGGGCGGAAGGTACTGGATGTACTGGGGTGAGGGGGCGATCCATCTGGCTACATCGAGCGACCTGATTGACTGGACTCCGGTGGAGGATGCGAAGGGCGCGCCGGTTGAGGTGCTGCGTCCACGTGCGGGGCACTTCGACAGCTCGTTTCCGGAGGTCGGGCCACCGCCGATTTTGACGAAGGCGGGAATTGTTGTTGTTTATAACGGCAAGAACGCCTCGGTGGATGGCGACGCGGGGATTGGGGCTAACGCTTATGCCGCGGGCGAGGCGTTATTCAGCGGGAGCGATCCGGCGAAGTTGCTGGCCCAGACGGACGAACCGGTGCTGAAGCCGATGATGCCGTATGAGAAAACGGGCCAGTATGCGGCGGGGACGACCTTTGCCGAAGGGCTTGTGTTCTTCGAGAAGAGATGGTTCCTGTACTACGGATGCGCGGACTCGCTGGTTGCTGTAGTGATCGTGGCGGCTGAGTGA
- a CDS encoding NUDIX domain-containing protein — translation MPKLSAGLLMYRWRDREMEVFLVHPGGPFWAKKDLGAWSIPKGEYAEGDEPFEAAKREFEEETGFVAQGDFLELGAVKQAGGKVVSAWAFEGQCDPGELKSNVFEMEWPPRSGRLVEFPEVDRGEWFSIAEARERILKGQLPLVDSLVRSVNA, via the coding sequence ATGCCAAAGCTGAGCGCGGGATTGTTGATGTATCGGTGGCGGGATCGCGAGATGGAGGTCTTTCTTGTGCATCCGGGCGGGCCGTTCTGGGCGAAGAAGGATCTTGGGGCATGGTCCATTCCAAAGGGCGAATATGCGGAGGGTGATGAGCCGTTTGAGGCCGCAAAGCGCGAGTTCGAGGAGGAGACCGGATTTGTGGCGCAGGGGGATTTTCTTGAGCTGGGTGCGGTGAAGCAGGCAGGCGGGAAGGTTGTCTCGGCGTGGGCGTTTGAGGGTCAGTGTGATCCGGGCGAGTTGAAGAGCAACGTGTTCGAGATGGAGTGGCCTCCGCGGTCGGGACGTCTGGTGGAGTTTCCGGAGGTGGATCGTGGCGAGTGGTTTTCAATTGCTGAGGCGCGAGAGCGGATTCTGAAGGGCCAGTTGCCTCTGGTGGATTCGCTCGTGCGAAGTGTGAATGCGTGA
- a CDS encoding GYD domain-containing protein has product MPQYLVQVAYTSETMAALVNNPQDRVAVVSKAVKKLGGKVVGGWLSFGEYDTALITHLPDNVSAAAFSIAVSAGGACKSVKTTPLLSVEEGIEAMKAAATLGYKPPAA; this is encoded by the coding sequence ATGCCTCAATATTTAGTGCAAGTCGCATATACCTCCGAGACTATGGCTGCCTTGGTCAATAACCCGCAAGACCGCGTCGCAGTCGTCTCCAAGGCCGTGAAGAAGCTAGGCGGAAAAGTAGTCGGCGGCTGGTTGTCGTTCGGAGAGTACGACACTGCCCTCATCACGCACCTGCCCGATAACGTCTCAGCAGCAGCATTTTCCATTGCCGTCAGTGCCGGCGGCGCCTGCAAGAGCGTCAAGACGACACCGTTGCTCTCCGTCGAGGAAGGGATCGAAGCGATGAAAGCCGCTGCAACTCTCGGCTATAAACCGCCCGCCGCATAG
- a CDS encoding A/G-specific adenine glycosylase, with product MEKLEGWASPQPATELEPALFRRKLMSWYRSHARALPWRGTSDPYRIWVSEVMLQQTRVAAVIEHYEGFLRRFPTILALALAGEHDVLAAWSGLGYYRRARLLHKAAQFIVKERRGVLPRTAAELRTLPGIGEYTCAAIASIAFGESVAVVDGNVERVLLRLTGRAASGTAASRSFLQQQAGALVPRRRLDGRGNAAGDHNQAMMELGATICLPRAPLCLHCPVFAMCRTRGEHIATPRTVQRSRPAAYLLSLRKRGTVTEVLLEKRAEDLSLMPGMYELPPLSQDAVESREPILRLRHAITNTNYYVQIYAPRGPRDRALRRAVPAAREDLRWVRTGRLSSLPLTGLARKVLRRLDVMDVSPVRMPEPEEIE from the coding sequence GTGGAGAAACTCGAAGGATGGGCCTCCCCGCAGCCTGCGACCGAACTGGAACCCGCTCTCTTTCGGCGCAAGCTCATGAGCTGGTATCGCAGCCATGCGCGCGCGCTGCCGTGGCGCGGCACCAGCGATCCGTATCGCATCTGGGTTTCCGAGGTGATGCTGCAGCAGACGCGCGTCGCCGCGGTGATCGAGCATTATGAGGGTTTTCTTCGTCGGTTTCCGACGATTCTGGCTCTCGCGCTCGCGGGCGAGCACGATGTTCTCGCCGCGTGGTCCGGGCTCGGCTATTACCGCCGCGCGCGGCTGCTCCACAAGGCCGCGCAGTTCATCGTGAAGGAGCGTAGAGGCGTGCTGCCACGCACCGCCGCTGAGCTGCGCACGCTGCCCGGCATCGGTGAGTACACCTGCGCCGCCATCGCGAGCATCGCCTTCGGTGAGAGCGTCGCTGTCGTCGATGGCAACGTGGAGCGCGTTCTGCTTCGTCTCACCGGCCGCGCCGCCAGCGGAACCGCTGCCAGCCGCTCCTTCCTGCAGCAGCAGGCTGGCGCCCTGGTTCCGCGGCGCCGTCTCGACGGCAGGGGCAACGCCGCCGGTGATCACAACCAGGCCATGATGGAGCTTGGCGCGACGATCTGCCTGCCTCGCGCGCCGCTGTGCCTCCATTGCCCTGTCTTCGCTATGTGCAGGACGCGCGGCGAGCACATCGCCACTCCGCGCACTGTGCAGCGCAGCCGTCCCGCGGCGTATCTGCTGAGCCTGCGCAAGCGAGGCACCGTCACCGAGGTGCTGCTCGAGAAGCGCGCGGAGGACCTCTCGCTGATGCCCGGCATGTACGAGTTGCCGCCGCTCTCGCAGGACGCGGTGGAGAGCCGCGAGCCCATCCTGCGGCTGCGCCATGCGATCACGAACACGAACTACTATGTGCAGATCTACGCTCCACGTGGCCCTCGCGACCGTGCGCTGCGCCGTGCCGTTCCCGCCGCAAGAGAAGACCTGCGCTGGGTCCGCACCGGCAGGCTCAGCTCGCTGCCGCTGACCGGACTCGCCCGCAAGGTGCTGCGGCGGCTCGACGTCATGGACGTCAGCCCCGTTCGTATGCCTGAGCCGGAAGAGATCGAGTAG
- a CDS encoding M28 family peptidase produces MSKIHFAAAVTLSLLSFAPGLVAQSIPPAVKAAEASIDGEKIRAHVKFLSDDLLEGRGPGLRGSELAAKYIATQFALDGLKPGGDNGTYLQQVKFVGMKVIADKTHFSLVPKKPEGGVSIELYSYDLKYGDDYTVSNRTLTPTVDIDAPIVFVGYGVTAPEFNWDDYAGVDVKGKVILCIVGDPPSDDPKFFGGKALTYYGRWTYKFEQAARKGAVGALIIHRTDLASYGWDVVKNSNTSEKTYLRDDKDPQLEAASWIQLEVARQLFKAAHMDLDTEMAAAGKKGFKAVELPVRLQAHVESTVRPFESPNVVGILPGANIAEHKPDQAVMYTAHFDHLGFEPGMAGHNIYNGAADNATGCGMVVEMARAWSQLGATSGIKPPHSVIFAAVTAEEQGLLGSEYLGQNPPLPASQIALDINYDMLLPLGIPQQVNVNGAQRTDFYPAVEATAKRFELGIVPDAHPEAGSYYRSDHFSLSRVGIPAFSIEEGELFEGHDLTWGAKKFNDFVEHDYHNFSDNYHEDWDFRGNAKLDRFGMELGWEAISAPHGIRWNAGDEFEAARKASEK; encoded by the coding sequence GTGAGTAAGATTCACTTCGCCGCTGCCGTCACCCTCTCACTCCTCTCGTTCGCTCCCGGGCTTGTGGCGCAGTCGATTCCGCCTGCTGTGAAGGCCGCCGAAGCGTCGATCGACGGAGAGAAGATTCGCGCACACGTGAAGTTTCTCTCCGACGATCTGCTGGAGGGCCGCGGCCCGGGGCTGCGCGGCAGCGAACTCGCGGCCAAGTACATCGCGACGCAGTTCGCGCTCGATGGCTTGAAGCCGGGCGGCGACAACGGGACGTATCTGCAGCAGGTGAAGTTCGTCGGAATGAAGGTCATCGCCGACAAGACGCACTTCTCGCTCGTTCCGAAGAAGCCTGAGGGTGGGGTGTCGATTGAGCTGTACTCCTACGATCTGAAGTACGGCGACGACTACACGGTGAGCAACCGCACGCTGACTCCGACCGTGGATATCGATGCGCCGATTGTGTTCGTTGGCTATGGGGTCACTGCCCCTGAGTTCAACTGGGATGACTATGCTGGTGTCGATGTGAAGGGCAAGGTGATTCTGTGCATCGTGGGCGATCCTCCGTCAGATGATCCGAAGTTCTTCGGTGGCAAGGCGCTGACGTACTACGGGCGGTGGACGTACAAGTTCGAGCAGGCCGCTCGCAAGGGCGCAGTGGGCGCGCTGATTATTCATCGCACCGATCTTGCGAGCTATGGCTGGGACGTGGTGAAGAACTCGAACACGAGCGAGAAGACATATCTGCGCGATGACAAGGATCCGCAGCTCGAGGCGGCGAGCTGGATTCAGCTTGAGGTGGCGCGGCAGTTGTTCAAGGCGGCGCACATGGACCTCGATACGGAGATGGCAGCGGCGGGGAAGAAGGGCTTCAAGGCAGTGGAGTTGCCTGTGCGGTTGCAGGCGCATGTGGAGAGCACCGTGCGTCCCTTTGAGTCGCCCAACGTCGTCGGCATTCTTCCGGGCGCGAATATTGCGGAACACAAGCCCGATCAGGCGGTGATGTACACGGCGCACTTCGATCATCTCGGCTTTGAGCCGGGGATGGCTGGCCACAACATCTACAACGGCGCGGCGGACAACGCCACCGGGTGCGGCATGGTGGTGGAGATGGCGCGGGCTTGGTCTCAATTGGGGGCGACATCGGGAATCAAGCCGCCGCACTCGGTCATCTTTGCGGCGGTGACGGCGGAGGAGCAGGGTCTGCTCGGATCGGAGTACCTCGGCCAGAATCCTCCCCTCCCTGCGAGCCAGATCGCGCTCGACATCAACTACGACATGCTTCTTCCGCTCGGGATTCCGCAGCAGGTAAACGTGAACGGAGCGCAGCGCACGGACTTTTACCCCGCAGTGGAGGCTACGGCGAAGCGATTTGAACTGGGGATCGTTCCCGACGCGCATCCCGAGGCGGGCAGCTACTACCGCTCAGACCACTTCAGCCTGTCGCGTGTCGGGATTCCGGCGTTCTCGATCGAAGAGGGCGAGCTGTTTGAGGGGCACGATCTTACGTGGGGCGCGAAGAAGTTCAATGACTTCGTCGAGCACGACTACCACAACTTCAGCGACAACTATCACGAGGACTGGGACTTCCGGGGCAATGCGAAGCTCGACCGCTTCGGCATGGAGCTGGGCTGGGAGGCTATCTCCGCGCCGCACGGCATTCGGTGGAACGCGGGCGACGAGTTCGAGGCCGCGCGCAAGGCGTCGGAGAAGTAG
- a CDS encoding GH92 family glycosyl hydrolase: protein MANRVIASAKAFSRLLLAATLTASAAPPDAVQWVNPYIGTGSGPIGYGGTMPFVTPPFGMTDWTPQTRQNKLSIVSYKYEDTSISGFMGTHQPAIWMGDYGYVTLMPEIGALKTTPDDRKLAFTHADEITRPDYYSVSMDARNGKRIRTEMTATERCAYLRFTFPAGEAARVLVEASRPGVEGSARVDTAAHEITGYNPDRIDRDLGPFTLPNFKGYFVVQFHTAFSNAKAYGLESDGARGAYAEFPGGGVVEVRIGTSFLSIEQARENLRREIPAWDFDAVQKKLRATWNEKLSRVSLEGASEDQRRIVYTALYHALLYPRIFSEYGRYYSAFDDQVHEGESYTAYSIWDTFRAENSLLTLTAPERIPGMVQALLQNYKEGGWMPKWPNPSYTNIMIGTHADSLVAEAMTKGFKGFDYSTAWDAVYKDAMTPPDGDTTRRWADREPHTPYEARGGLTYYKQLGYIPTDKTDEAASRTIEDSYDDWCVAQVAKALGKQRDYEFFLNRSLNYKSLFNPAIGMMQGKTSTGAWAPLGGDRDSDTNRSASGWTEGNTWVYTWSPLHDIPGVLDLMGGRDNYNAKLDEHFAGHHNVHSNEPSHHYGYLYDFSGQPWKTQAKVREIANAEYVNLPSGIDGDDDCGQMSAWYLFTAFGFYPVNPASGEYMIGSPLFSRMSMRLANGKLFTVVAKNNSAANMYIQSARLNGKPLAKPVIRYEQIMQGATLEFTMGPAPSKWASEWHPKPIASAGAR, encoded by the coding sequence ATGGCAAATCGCGTTATCGCTTCCGCAAAGGCATTTTCAAGACTTCTCCTCGCGGCAACACTCACGGCCTCCGCCGCCCCTCCCGACGCCGTGCAATGGGTAAACCCGTACATCGGCACCGGCTCCGGCCCCATCGGCTACGGCGGCACCATGCCCTTCGTCACACCGCCCTTCGGCATGACAGACTGGACGCCGCAGACACGCCAGAACAAGCTCAGCATCGTCTCCTACAAATACGAAGACACCAGCATCTCCGGCTTCATGGGCACGCACCAGCCCGCAATCTGGATGGGCGACTACGGCTACGTCACCCTGATGCCCGAGATCGGCGCGCTCAAGACCACACCCGACGACCGCAAACTCGCCTTCACCCACGCCGACGAGATCACGCGGCCCGACTACTACTCCGTGTCCATGGACGCCAGGAACGGCAAGCGCATCCGCACCGAGATGACCGCCACCGAGCGCTGCGCCTATCTCCGCTTCACCTTTCCAGCCGGGGAAGCCGCTCGCGTTCTCGTGGAGGCATCACGCCCCGGAGTCGAAGGCAGCGCGAGGGTGGACACCGCAGCCCATGAGATCACCGGCTACAACCCCGACCGCATCGACCGCGACCTCGGCCCCTTCACTCTTCCCAACTTCAAGGGCTACTTCGTCGTCCAGTTCCACACAGCCTTCAGCAACGCAAAAGCCTACGGCCTGGAATCCGATGGCGCACGCGGGGCCTACGCCGAGTTTCCGGGCGGCGGAGTCGTCGAGGTCCGCATCGGAACCTCCTTCCTCAGCATCGAGCAGGCCCGCGAGAACCTGCGCCGCGAGATCCCCGCGTGGGACTTCGACGCCGTGCAGAAAAAGCTGCGCGCCACCTGGAACGAGAAGCTCAGCCGCGTCAGCCTCGAAGGAGCGAGCGAAGACCAGCGCCGCATCGTCTACACCGCGCTCTACCACGCGCTGCTCTACCCGCGCATCTTCTCCGAGTACGGCCGCTACTACAGCGCCTTCGACGATCAGGTTCACGAAGGCGAGTCCTACACTGCCTACTCCATCTGGGACACCTTCCGCGCCGAGAACTCCCTCCTCACCCTCACGGCCCCCGAGCGCATCCCCGGCATGGTGCAGGCGCTGCTGCAGAACTACAAAGAGGGCGGCTGGATGCCCAAGTGGCCCAACCCCTCCTACACCAACATCATGATCGGTACGCACGCCGATTCGCTCGTCGCCGAGGCGATGACGAAGGGCTTCAAAGGCTTCGACTACTCGACCGCATGGGACGCCGTCTATAAGGACGCGATGACTCCTCCCGACGGCGACACCACGCGCCGCTGGGCCGACCGCGAGCCCCACACGCCCTACGAAGCGCGCGGTGGCCTCACATACTACAAGCAGCTCGGCTATATCCCCACCGACAAGACCGACGAAGCCGCCTCACGCACCATCGAAGACAGCTACGACGACTGGTGTGTCGCTCAGGTAGCAAAGGCCCTGGGCAAACAGAGGGACTACGAGTTCTTCCTCAATCGATCGCTCAACTACAAAAGCCTCTTCAACCCAGCCATCGGAATGATGCAGGGCAAGACATCCACCGGAGCATGGGCGCCCCTCGGCGGAGACCGCGACTCCGACACCAACCGCTCCGCCTCAGGGTGGACCGAAGGCAACACCTGGGTTTATACATGGTCGCCGCTGCACGATATCCCCGGAGTCCTGGATCTCATGGGCGGCCGCGACAACTACAACGCCAAGCTCGACGAGCACTTCGCCGGCCACCACAACGTGCACAGCAACGAGCCCAGCCACCATTACGGCTACCTCTACGACTTCAGCGGCCAGCCCTGGAAGACTCAGGCGAAGGTCCGCGAGATCGCCAACGCCGAGTACGTCAACCTCCCTTCGGGCATCGACGGCGACGACGATTGCGGCCAGATGTCCGCGTGGTACCTCTTCACGGCCTTCGGCTTCTATCCGGTCAATCCCGCCTCAGGCGAGTACATGATCGGCAGCCCGCTCTTCAGTCGCATGTCGATGCGGCTGGCGAACGGCAAGCTATTCACAGTCGTCGCAAAGAACAACAGCGCAGCGAACATGTACATCCAGTCCGCGAGGCTCAACGGCAAGCCGCTCGCAAAACCAGTAATTCGCTACGAGCAGATCATGCAGGGCGCAACGCTGGAGTTCACGATGGGCCCCGCGCCCTCGAAGTGGGCAAGCGAGTGGCATCCGAAACCAATAGCGTCAGCCGGCGCCCGCTGA
- a CDS encoding OsmC family protein, whose translation MERSASAIWHGTLKEGKGTISTQSGTLSNTQYSFAARFAEGVGTNPEELIAAAHAGCYTMALDAQLTEAGFKPDTIETSAVVTLDLHDAPTITKIHLTNKSKIPGIDKAKFDELAGKAKAGCPVSKVLKAEITLDAKLV comes from the coding sequence ATGGAACGTAGCGCAAGCGCCATCTGGCACGGCACGTTGAAAGAGGGCAAAGGCACGATCTCAACCCAGAGTGGGACGCTGTCGAATACGCAATACAGCTTCGCGGCCCGATTCGCCGAAGGCGTCGGAACCAACCCGGAGGAGCTGATCGCCGCAGCCCACGCCGGCTGCTACACCATGGCGCTGGACGCGCAACTCACTGAGGCCGGCTTCAAGCCTGACACCATCGAGACCTCAGCCGTCGTTACGCTCGATCTCCATGACGCCCCCACCATCACCAAGATTCACCTGACCAACAAGTCGAAGATTCCCGGTATCGACAAGGCGAAGTTCGACGAACTGGCCGGTAAGGCCAAGGCCGGCTGCCCTGTGTCGAAGGTGCTGAAGGCGGAGATCACGCTCGACGCGAAGCTGGTCTAA
- a CDS encoding cation diffusion facilitator family transporter yields the protein MQRVLQLSMGLTAAYVAATFFFGLRAHSLALISEAGHNLSDLAAIALSFVAVYFQAQPATERKTFGYQRAGVLAAFVNAATLVVLSVWIAIEAIHRMTAPVAVQPKLMMYVAAAGVLMNGTVATLLWRFSRDVNIRSVFLHMLGDTLSTAAVIAGGAAILFTGLTWIDPLLSILIAAMILWSSIGIIRETLNILLEGTPRSLQLGAVREAMQSVTGVLDVHDLHVWSLGSNSHALASHVTIAEMPMSECSSILTDINCALRDRFHITHTTIQFEITGCETTDGCSAPPPREAVGAHGHHHHHGHDHAH from the coding sequence ATGCAGAGGGTCCTGCAGCTTTCCATGGGATTGACGGCGGCCTACGTCGCTGCCACGTTCTTCTTTGGCCTGCGTGCGCACTCCCTGGCCCTGATCTCCGAAGCCGGACATAACCTCAGCGACCTCGCGGCGATCGCCCTGTCGTTCGTCGCAGTCTACTTTCAGGCGCAGCCTGCGACCGAACGCAAGACCTTCGGCTACCAGCGGGCGGGCGTCCTGGCGGCCTTCGTCAACGCCGCAACCCTGGTCGTGCTCTCGGTGTGGATCGCGATTGAGGCGATTCACCGCATGACCGCTCCCGTAGCCGTGCAGCCGAAGCTGATGATGTACGTCGCAGCCGCGGGCGTCCTGATGAACGGAACCGTGGCGACGCTGCTCTGGAGGTTCTCGCGCGACGTGAATATCCGTAGCGTCTTCCTTCACATGCTGGGCGACACGCTCTCGACCGCCGCGGTGATCGCCGGCGGCGCTGCGATCCTCTTCACCGGGCTGACGTGGATCGACCCGCTGCTCTCCATCCTGATCGCCGCAATGATTCTCTGGAGCTCCATCGGAATCATCCGCGAGACGCTGAACATTCTGCTCGAAGGCACGCCCCGCAGCCTGCAGCTAGGCGCCGTGCGCGAGGCGATGCAGTCGGTCACGGGCGTACTCGACGTGCACGACCTCCACGTCTGGAGCCTCGGCTCGAACTCACACGCGCTGGCCAGCCACGTCACCATCGCCGAGATGCCGATGTCCGAGTGCTCGAGCATCCTCACCGACATCAACTGCGCGCTCCGCGACCGCTTCCACATCACCCATACGACGATCCAGTTCGAGATCACAGGCTGCGAGACGACGGATGGATGCAGCGCTCCACCGCCGCGGGAGGCCGTCGGCGCACATGGCCATCACCACCACCACGGCCACGATCACGCGCACTAG
- a CDS encoding DUF3592 domain-containing protein, with protein MLSARGTVDSLIPGYLSLQLRSPRNVAAFVTGAAAVAGVTWYLLRRPRPTAEEMEHLRREQLAASGRITDGSIIDAPHKQEDPAAAQQVIVYNYRIGGVSYEAAQDVSALRELVRDVRTDLPIQVRYAPHNPANSIVVSESWSGLRLSADAPRPVLGIHREIEQHQKQAANGH; from the coding sequence ATGCTTTCTGCCAGGGGAACTGTGGATTCGTTGATTCCAGGTTATCTGTCTTTGCAGTTGCGCTCCCCAAGGAATGTGGCTGCGTTTGTCACCGGAGCGGCCGCAGTCGCCGGGGTCACGTGGTATCTGCTGCGCCGTCCGCGGCCTACCGCCGAGGAGATGGAGCATCTGCGGCGGGAGCAGCTTGCCGCGAGCGGACGCATCACCGACGGCAGCATCATCGACGCGCCCCACAAGCAGGAAGACCCCGCAGCCGCCCAGCAGGTCATCGTCTACAACTACCGCATCGGCGGAGTGAGCTACGAAGCAGCGCAGGACGTCAGCGCCTTGAGGGAACTCGTGCGCGACGTCCGCACTGACCTTCCCATTCAGGTGCGCTATGCGCCGCACAATCCGGCCAACAGCATCGTCGTCTCCGAATCGTGGAGCGGCCTGCGCCTCAGCGCCGATGCTCCCCGCCCCGTCCTCGGCATCCATCGCGAGATCGAACAGCACCAGAAACAAGCGGCTAACGGTCATTGA
- the hslV gene encoding ATP-dependent protease subunit HslV, producing the protein MPKNPPLPLSQDSAPLSIPPSSLAHPLDLGEGRRIRSTTVICVRRGDSVVMAADGQVSLGATVMKHSAKKIRRLYQDKVLAGFAGSTADAFSLFSRFETKLEQYAGNLGRAAVELAKDWRTDKMLRQLEALLIVADINQTLMLSGTGDVIDPDEGICAIGSGGSYALASARALMENTELSAREIAEKSMKIAGDICIYTNLNFTIEELKA; encoded by the coding sequence GTGCCTAAAAACCCGCCTCTTCCCTTGTCTCAGGACTCCGCCCCCCTGAGCATCCCTCCGTCCAGCCTGGCCCACCCTCTCGATCTCGGCGAAGGCCGCCGTATCCGTTCCACCACCGTCATTTGCGTGCGGCGGGGCGACTCGGTCGTGATGGCGGCCGATGGGCAGGTGTCGCTGGGGGCAACGGTGATGAAGCACTCGGCGAAGAAGATCCGCCGCCTGTACCAGGACAAGGTGCTGGCCGGCTTCGCTGGCTCCACGGCCGACGCCTTCTCGCTCTTCTCGCGGTTTGAGACCAAGCTGGAGCAGTACGCCGGGAACCTGGGCCGCGCCGCCGTCGAGCTGGCCAAGGACTGGCGCACCGACAAGATGCTCCGCCAGCTGGAGGCGCTGTTGATCGTGGCCGACATCAACCAGACCCTGATGCTCTCGGGAACGGGCGACGTGATCGACCCTGATGAGGGAATATGCGCTATCGGCTCCGGCGGGAGCTACGCGCTGGCCTCTGCACGCGCCCTGATGGAAAACACAGAGCTTAGCGCGCGTGAGATTGCGGAGAAGTCCATGAAGATTGCAGGCGATATCTGCATCTATACAAATCTGAACTTCACGATTGAAGAGTTGAAGGCTTAG